TTTGGTAAGGTAATGGCTGTAATTTGTCGCCACTTTCCGGCTCCATCTACTTTTGCCGCTTCATATAATTGTGGGTCGATTCCCATAATAGCTGCAATATATACGATGGAGTTAAACCCTGCAGTCATCCATAACGTCATTGTCGTATAGATGCCTCTAAAATACTCTGGCTTAACCATAAAGTATTGCGGGTCCATTCCTAGTTTTTGTAGCATGAAGTTGATAACTCCTGTACTTGGCGATAAGAAATTAATCGTCATCCCACATACAACAACAACCGAAATAAAGTAAGGCAAGAACGTCGCTGTCTGTGTTAATTTACTTATAAATTTATTACGCATCTCTGTAATCATAATTGCTAAAAATATAGGTAAAGGGAACACAATAAGCATTTGCCATAACGCAATCATCATTGTATTGGTAAATGTTCGCACAAAGTCCGTTCCACTTAAAAAATACATGAAGTTCTCAAGCCCTACAAATGTACTACCTTCAAACCCCCGAAAAACATTATAATCATAAAACGCCATTCGCAGTCCCAACATCGGTTTGTATGCAAAGACCAAATACCATAACAATCCGGGTAATAGGAGTAAGTATAAATCCCAATCGCGCTTTATCCTTCCTCCAATCATATGTAATGATAACTTCTTCTTCATCGTTTTCTCCTTTCAAAAATTCAATTCGCTCATCGAATTTGTGAACTCATTATAAGCGCATTTGCATCTAAAAATCTATCTTCGATTTTCAAAACATCTTCAAAAGCCCTTTTTTGTCAATCACGATTTTTCAACACA
This sequence is a window from Vallitaleaceae bacterium 9-2. Protein-coding genes within it:
- a CDS encoding ABC transporter permease subunit, with amino-acid sequence MKKKLSLHMIGGRIKRDWDLYLLLLPGLLWYLVFAYKPMLGLRMAFYDYNVFRGFEGSTFVGLENFMYFLSGTDFVRTFTNTMMIALWQMLIVFPLPIFLAIMITEMRNKFISKLTQTATFLPYFISVVVVCGMTINFLSPSTGVINFMLQKLGMDPQYFMVKPEYFRGIYTTMTLWMTAGFNSIVYIAAIMGIDPQLYEAAKVDGAGKWRQITAITLPNILPIIVVMFVLNIGKMVKVGFEAILLLYRPTTYETADVIATYVYRTGISNGDYGLATAAGLFEALFALILVALANRVSKKISETALW